A part of Gossypium hirsutum isolate 1008001.06 chromosome A07, Gossypium_hirsutum_v2.1, whole genome shotgun sequence genomic DNA contains:
- the LOC107900214 gene encoding 16.9 kDa class I heat shock protein 2, which translates to MSLLQVLNQSNIFDPSQGLLWAPPMDWKETPDSHVFEIDLPGFKKEDVKLQIHQGSVVCISAERKEDDEEEEKGGKWRWHCRERWGGGGNFYRQFRVPPNGKADEMKASMRDGVLVLVIPKINDEVNVKGKEERKKMEIEISETQPSKGLGRFLCCKA; encoded by the coding sequence ATGTCTCTGCTTCAAGTCTTAAACCAAAGCAACATCTTTGATCCTTCCCAAGGTTTATTGTGGGCGCCTCCGATGGATTGGAAAGAAACTCCCGACTCCCATGTGTTCGAGATCGATCTTCCCGGGTTCAAAAAAGAGGACGTGAAGCTACAAATCCATCAAGGAAGTGTTGTTTGTATCAGTGCGGAAAGAAAAGAAGATGACGAGGAAGAGGAGAAAGGAGGGAAGTGGCGGTGGCATTGTAGAGAAAGATGGGGTGGTGGTGGCAACTTTTACAGGCAATTCCGTGTGCCCCCAAATGGGAAAGCTGATGAGATGAAGGCTTCAATGCGTGATGGTGTGCTTGTTCTCGTAATACCTAAAATCAATGATGAAGTAAACGTAAAGGGTAAAGAGGAGAGGAAGAAGATGGAGATTGAGATATCAGAAACTCAACCTTCTAAAGGACTTGGTCGTTTCTTATGCTGCAAAGCTTGA